ATAAACTCAagcttattcatttttttttcaatggtaaaaaagttattttattgttccGAAACAAATAAAAGGTCTAAAAAGCTCTCgagtgtctttttttttgttttttcttttaagggtataagtattattttattatgcaaataatattgaaaagatataaaagctcacccttttttttttttttgcttttaaagaaaataaaatcatttcactgtataaaaaaaaatattaacaaatttatcCCAATTAATTTTGCAATGGCCAATGAATCTTCTAGAAAGGATAAATTTACCCCCAGTTGCAAGTTTTGCTGATttttgaagaaggaaaaaaagttcattttactATTCCAATAATCATTAAAATGTGtcttttgttatattattttactgatgcatttaaagtttttgttaattttatagaaCTAATAACACgtcaaatcaaaattattatccttttaataatttgatgctAAAGTTATCATGATAAAATAATCAGTAAGCAGTAGTGGTGGTGAGCTTTATCATTTGAAGTTCTCCAAAGGACAATGTGTTTTGAAGCACGTGGTTATCACCGTAAATAGTTCATTTTCCGACCAGGAGTGTAGCTGACAAAACAGCAGAAAGCCAAGAGAATCAATTACAGCATATCCATCTTCTTCCCTGCTCcctcatctctctctttctctcttcgcTCAGTCCCACACTCAATAGAGATGTCTCTGCGACTTCACTTGCCAAACTTCCAACAAtgctcctctcctctctcttcctCCTTTTCTCTCCCTCCATGTTTTCATGTCCCTTGCTCTCAAAGACGATGGCCACATGCCACTTGGAGCAGCAGCATTGCTTGCCACTTGCCCCAGCAGCAGCAATCTGTTGCTGTTATTGAGAAAAATGAGACTAGTACTAGTGTACTGTCTGAAAGAAAAGTGATTCGTTTCGGTTTGCCTAGCAAAGGACGCATGGCTGCCGATACTCTCGATCTCCTCAAGGTAATGTTACTGCATTCTACATCAGTGCATGGTACTGTCTGTCTCTTTCAATTTTCTGTTTTGTCCCCACATATATAAAATGAAGTCTGTCTtgattattgttgggtttaggATTGTCAGTTGTTGGTGAAGCAAGTCAACCCTCGACAATACGTTGCAGAAATTCCTCAGGTTTCTAATCTCTCTCGAGatgttaatttgattaataCCATATACGATAAACAGGcatttgtaatagttttttggTTACATTATTACTACTGCAACTACTCTTGACTCTTGTACAGCTTTCCAACTTGGAAGTGTGGTTTCAACGACCCAAAGACATTGTAAGAAAGTTGTTGTCAGGAGATCTGGACCTTGGAATTGTGGGTTTTGATACTTTCAGTGAATATGGACTGGTAAGCAGAATTAAGGACTAACTATAGTGTACTGTGGATGTTATttgtctatcttttttttacttgggatTTATGTCTATTCATTGATGTCTATGAGATCCAAGCTGGAGAAGTTACTCACCCCTTTTgtgtattaattaaaacatacaaAGGATATTACTCATTGGATCTTTTAGTGAGTAATTAATGTTCATTTATTAGAACACATTGAATCTTCTTCTCCCCTTTTTAGTTTCAACCTCATAGAGACAAcgattttatgtgtttttgaaatgttggCATTGAGATTCAGTGTAGGAAACCGTTGGCACATGTTCTTGTTCGATTCTTAAAGCATTTCCATCTTTAGAAGTAAGGTTAAAATGCAATAGATGCATGTTTAAACTGGTGATACATTATCTCCCTTCGTTTTTCGTTTCCTAAATTGTGAATAGCTGGAACATGGTAAATGCTGTTAATGTTGCTAATGGTCGAATCTCAATTATCAAGGGTTCTTGAGTGTTGCTGTTGTTAATGATGATTTCTAATTGAACAAATCTCAACTACATAAAGGGTTCCCTACAATACAAAGACAACTGAATTCTTGTACCTTGCAAAATACTCGGTATACACAGCCTTTAGAAGGCCATAAACTCTTACTGCAAAGCTAAATTCCCAAGCTTAGGATCGAGCAttggttattttattctttaccTGGTGAATTCAACcgttgtttctctcttttaatatgaaaaagtaTATGGTTGGAGAAATGAAAATCATTTGGTTGCATCATTTCCTTTCCAAGGttgtttctgtttctttctaTCACAATTAAAGAGTGCATTTACATTGGAAACTTATTATTCAATCTAAAACTCCTTGTCAGGGAAATGAAGATCTTATCATTGTTCATGATGCTCTTGGATACGGGGACTGCCGTTTATCCCTTGCAGTAAATTTTCCCTTTTTCTACTTGAAGTCAACTTCAACCTTTGAAGCTGATTTGCACATAGTTTTCACCGTCCataacatttcatttttttttcctttcagatTCCTAATCATGGGATATTTGAAAGTATAAATTCACTGAGGGAGCTATCACAAATGCCTCAATGGACAGCTTCGAAACCTCTACGAATAGCTACTGGCTTCACTCACGTATGATAGCTTTATTATAACATACCCTGATGAATGCTTTCTGGGAACATTTTCTCTTGCATTTGCCTTTGGTGAAccatttgaatttaattctcTTTTGCCTTTATGTACAGCTTGGTCCTAAATTTATGAAGGATAATGGGATCGTGAATGTGACATTTTCAACTGCTGATGGAGCACTGGAAGCTGCTCCTGCGGTGAGAATCGATTTTTTAACATAAGTGAATCACTTTTTTCCTTAtctaatattgttttgaatgatTTGATATTTCAGGTAAGCCTGAATGAAAAGCCAATAGAATGTTGCCAGTAACTAAGCTTATTTATACAGTTATTGTATGTCATATATTTACTACCATTACATATTGAAGATTTAGCTTCATGACACCGGCCCTTTCTCTGCTTCTTTTTTCGTtggactttttttcttttgcgtTTACGGGACaactattttgaatttataatgaaTATAATCTTTTCACCGATTAGAAAGTGCCCAGCCCCTTTTTTGttaggtttcttttcttttgcttagtTTTTATCCTTGtctattttgattctttttacaGGACTTAACTATTTGgtgttttataataaactttATCTTTGCACAGATTAGAAAGAGAATTTCGAAAGTCCAACTTTCTTTCTAGTCTGGTGCATTGATGCAAAGAGAAACAGGGAAGaatcctgttttttttcttggcccaCCGAGGTTCTTGCCTCGTGAATGAGGTTCTTGGAAGatagttttgatttatttcacCACAACTCAGCAGGCTGCAGTAGACATACAGTTCTTACGTGATCCCCCAGTTCATCATTTCATATTtatcaatcttctttttttcctgcagaaacaaattatgagacatgctcaacttttcttttatatgaCATTGTCTTTCCGTTTGATTTTTCTCATTAAACTATTAACAAATCAGTAAATAACTTCACAGAATTCGACTGTCTTCACTAACCATGAAAATCCATTGACCTGTGATTTCAGTGCAGTGAgaatatttcatttcaattttcaacatTTAGACATTGTCATGGTTAATGTTTTAGTGCTGGTGGTTTAGTCAGGAAAAAAGGAGTTGATAAGGTCAAGATTTCAGTTCTTAATCTAGAAAAGATTACGTGACTTGATCCTGTTGAGCTGCACTTCTCCAGCTGTGTCTCTTGCTTCTTGGTTTAAGAGTTTCTTATCTTGGATGATGATGCTCTGTATCCCCACGTTTACATGGAGATTACATGTCTTTCTCCCTTCCCCGTCTTCTCTTTATCCTCTTTTTTCTTCGAAATGGTGCATCAcagtatttatttgtttttcattggaTTATTTGCATGAGTCAAAAGTTAAAGATCTGACCTTGTTGACATGCTATGAATATTCAGTGACTGGCATATTAATTTCCATCCAACTTTTCACGTTTTGACATCCTCTTGGTTAGAGATATTTTAAGCCAAGTGGGGCTGCAATGAGGTCAAGTGTTCTTAATctggaaaattttaattatcattaacaaTAGTCTTAATGAGCTGCGCTTCTGCTCTATTCACTTGCGACTTCCACCTCTTGAGCAATGATAATTATGTGAATTTTATAGTCTGGCCATACACATGTATCTACTGAGACTATCGTTTTTCTATTATTGCAGATGGGGATAGCTGATGCTATTTTGGACCTTGTGAGCAGTGGAACAACACTGAAAGAAAACaacttgaaagaaattgaaggtgGAGTTTTGTTGGAGAGCCAGGTATGCGATCAAGGTGCATTGATTGTAGCTCAGTAGAgggtttctcttttcttttcttttcttcatttttgtttataacCTGTTTAAATAACTGGTTTTACATTCTGCCTTTAATACATTTTGTCTTACCTTAAAATTCATACATTCTTCAGGCCGTTCTTGTTGCTAGGAGAAAATCATTGGTTGAACAAAAGGACGTGAGGTGCAGAACAAAAGAGATTCTAGAAAGGTTTGAGGCTCATTTGAGGGCGGTTGATCAGTTCACGGTGTGGTTATCATCTTTCTCAATCTTCACTCTCCCACCTTATTCTCTTTCCTGTTCAGGTTCTGTTGTTTTAACACTTTCTCATCTCATGGCAGGTGACTGCGCACATGAGAGGAAGTAGTGCAGAGGAAGTGGCTGGACGAGTGTGCAGCCAACCATCTTTGTCCGGATTGGAGGTGAGGTTTGAGACAGAAGAGAAGTTTCTCGAGCCCTCTGTCTTTAGTTTAAGATCCAATTAATGACTAGCATATCCGGTATTTTTGCTTGACGAAACTCACACTACCAAAACGGGAAAAATCAAAGACCAAAGCCTCATGAGGCCGAGAATGCTGAGATGCTAACCACCTATCTACCCCCTCAGGTTTTTCAACTTGGAAGCTCATgtgtattctttttattacaggGACCTACTATAAGTCCAGTTTTCTGCAAACATAATGGAAAGGTTACCCCTGATTACTATGCTATAGTGATATGTGTTCCAAAGAAAGCATTATACAAGTCTGTGCAGCAGCTGAGAGAGGTGAGTTGTCTAACCATAATAGACTAGTAGAAGCAGGATGCCGTGATACACAAACTGGATCCATATTCAATGCTGAGAAGAGTGCACTTTATATTCTGTTTATTCTTACTCTCACTGTTAGTTGCCGTAAATCTAATCAGGAGGGGTTTGGGTCGGCGGAGTGGTAATCTTTGGTCTCATTGAACACTACATCCCTCAGTCTATAGATAACTTGTATATCAATGATGGCTCTGCATAATTTAACTTGGCAATCCAGACACGACAAACTTTTGGTTTGGTGTGGACATGACAGGTCTCCAGAACCCTTCTATATTGGCTTGAATTCTATTATGTGTATGTGACAATGTCGTAATATCACTCTGTGAACTCTACATCATTACCTCTGATGCATGCATTTAAACCATGGCTAGATTTATTATCTGAATCCCATCCTATCAGGAATGCGTTAACATGGCTTCTTGTACATATTTTGATGTAGATTGGAGGCAGCGGTGTTTTAGTTTCTCCTTTAACTTACATTTTTGAGGAAGTCACGCCAAGATGGAAGGAGCTTCTTTTAAAACTGGGGTTGTAATTTAGGGTTCTACCACTTCCTTGCAAATTTGAGCTGCTCTCAAGGTCGAAAAGCTTTGTCAAGTTTAATGAATGAGCAGGAAGGGGAAGAAAACATGTCAACAAGGCTCTGGTGACTAATGAATTTGTTGACAGTCTGATTCTTTAATGTTCTTTCATGTCATGTTTTGTCTTGAATTTAatctaaatcattaaattaaaattgaataaagatgatttaatattataacaaaaactaaaaaccagTGTTCATTACTCTTTATCTAAATATAGATTATTGTGGATTAGAGCAGTGTAATGACgaaattatctttgctaaagGAACTTGTTAAGCATGCAGTTGAGGGTAGGATTGTCTTTTTCATGTGATATATTTGACATTGAAAAAGTGATTGAGGACAAAATAATCCGTTTGGGTTTTTTGGGCTACAATATAGatacttatttgtttttcaggGCACAAAATTTTAACCTTTAGGTTGAGAGCTTCttgtctttttcaaaaaaaaaaacacaatgaagaTACAATCATGCCCTTGAAGGAGGAGAAAATATGCATGTGTTGAGGGGCTTTTctgtcttttccttttattgaaACAGTTTAAATACGAAATTACCCTTggatttcaacaaaaacaaggCTGCATGTAGGGGTGTTTTCATCGTTTTCATAtggttttattgtaaatataatGTTAGGTCAGGGGTAATTGagtatttatatgtatataaattattatttatattcagAAATGGTTGACGCATACTAAGCACGTGCCTGTGCCCATGCTCGTGCCCGTGGGTGGGCGCCACCCATGCCATTCGAGTGGCGCGTGCGGTCACAAAACAGAATCGAGTGTCGCCATAAGAGGCGGCGTTCGATGCGCCTCGCCACCCTAAGCATAATGGCAAGGCACGTGTGCCGCAGACCACGAAAGAGCTTTGACTGGGGGtttttccctccctccctctctcccccTAGAAAATCATGTTGTCCAATTGCCTAGCTTACCAAGCCCGCAAGCACTTggcctggttttttttttttatatatatatatatatatattttaatttttcagttttttaaaaaataatgcatcatTTGTGTATAttgtttcaaataaattttttatttatgtttaggTAGGTATGATTTATCtgtggttttttcttaattttatatagattaaatattttttttgaatattgatttttttacaagatttttaatatatacaacctttcactgttttttttttaattattgtttaataaattttatgtgttatgtgcagccttgcatttttttgttttttataattattgttcaataatttttatgtgtgtCGATTTCCATTATAAATTTcatgtgtttttctattataaatttattttcatagacgaatttattaaacataaccATGTAAATTACTGGTGTTGCAATGTGAGATatcttgatctttatttttcgcttggttttctcaatttcatttttgtttattgttgatgaattttttttattactttacaCAATGGTTATTgaattgtttaattatatacgtgcatatgttttttttatttacatctaAGAATTTTTGGGCCAATACTTGATCAAGAAAGTTTAAAGGCTTTAGGTGCTCTTAAGTTGCTTTCTCTTGAGGGGGAATTTATCTTCTAAAATGAGTGTTTGAGGAATGTACCATATTCATTTTATACATTAGGTccagatatataaaatatttttacaaatactTAATTAAGTTATTAAAGTCCTTGCAGTAACAAAGAGTTGACAAACATTTGTTATTCTTTACTTGCTAACAGTTGTTGGGACTTCACTTTTTACTCAAAAGTTgggttttcatattttttttgtttattatgtcACCTTTTGTTTCGAGTTGCTCAAAAAATTTCTATGTTAGATTGATGTCTCTTtacattttacaatttaattcttatataaaattcaaaatagtttaattaagtttttttcatgttactTATTTGTTACTTGAAAGTTAAATCATATACCTTTTAATGCTACCAGCTCTTGAATACAtacttaaaaaatgatttttttaaattgtttaaaaattaaaaacagcaCACGTTCGAAAAATAACCTGCCACACAGGTAACCTATCTAgtacattataaaaatagaaatagcttaagctattataAACCATCAAATTCCAACATGTTAACGAACAATGAATCATATTTTAAACTTCACCCAAgttatattttcttaagaaacaTGCTCCGAAAAGATCTTTCGAGTCTTGTAACTCTTTTTTGTGATGCGAAGTGGCAGCCAGCCATAGTTTTATAGCCACAATGGAAACTTGCAGTGGCCAGCAGTCAGATCATCAGATAGTAATTGGCAAATGGTCTACGGATGCTGTTCTAAAAATAGAGCTGGAATAAAAGCATAGAACAGACTCCAGAATAGGAAGCTTAGAATACCTATTTGAATCAGTTCCATATCCAAGCCATCTCTGTCATGTTTCCAGGCAGTATCTCTTCTCACCATTGCTTTATTTCATTGGTTAATTGAAGCTACTATTGAGAATTGAATGACTCAAATAATTGAACAAAAGAAATTCCCAGGCACCAAAACAAAGAGAATCAAGATtggattaaaatgataataagagAGTAAATTCTGTCACCGTCAAAATTATAATCAAGGCCTGTTCGAATACCACGTGCAACACTAAATGATGGAA
The DNA window shown above is from Populus trichocarpa isolate Nisqually-1 chromosome 4, P.trichocarpa_v4.1, whole genome shotgun sequence and carries:
- the LOC18098303 gene encoding ATP phosphoribosyltransferase 2, chloroplastic isoform X1, giving the protein MSLRLHLPNFQQCSSPLSSSFSLPPCFHVPCSQRRWPHATWSSSIACHLPQQQQSVAVIEKNETSTSVLSERKVIRFGLPSKGRMAADTLDLLKDCQLLVKQVNPRQYVAEIPQLSNLEVWFQRPKDIVRKLLSGDLDLGIVGFDTFSEYGLGNEDLIIVHDALGYGDCRLSLAIPNHGIFESINSLRELSQMPQWTASKPLRIATGFTHLGPKFMKDNGIVNVTFSTADGALEAAPAMGIADAILDLVSSGTTLKENNLKEIEGGVLLESQAVLVARRKSLVEQKDVRCRTKEILERFEAHLRAVDQFTVTAHMRGSSAEEVAGRVCSQPSLSGLEGPTISPVFCKHNGKVTPDYYAIVICVPKKALYKSVQQLREIGGSGVLVSPLTYIFEEVTPRWKELLLKLGL
- the LOC18098303 gene encoding ATP phosphoribosyltransferase 2, chloroplastic isoform X2, which gives rise to MSLRLHLPNFQQCSSPLSSSFSLPPCFHVPCSQRRWPHATWSSSIACHLPQQQQSVAVIEKNETSTSVLSERKVIRFGLPSKGRMAADTLDLLKLLVKQVNPRQYVAEIPQLSNLEVWFQRPKDIVRKLLSGDLDLGIVGFDTFSEYGLGNEDLIIVHDALGYGDCRLSLAIPNHGIFESINSLRELSQMPQWTASKPLRIATGFTHLGPKFMKDNGIVNVTFSTADGALEAAPAMGIADAILDLVSSGTTLKENNLKEIEGGVLLESQAVLVARRKSLVEQKDVRCRTKEILERFEAHLRAVDQFTVTAHMRGSSAEEVAGRVCSQPSLSGLEGPTISPVFCKHNGKVTPDYYAIVICVPKKALYKSVQQLREIGGSGVLVSPLTYIFEEVTPRWKELLLKLGL